The genomic segment GGGGTCGGAAGGGGGCGCGTTCGCGCCGTCACCTGTCCTGCCGATCATCCCCGACCTACGGTCGAAGGAACGGGGCACGTCGGGGAGGTTCGAGCATGGCGGGACGCGGCCGGGACGGCTTCTCGGTTCCCGGCTTCTCGGTTCCGGCGCCGGAGGCGTCTCTGGTGCGGGTCTGTGATCTCGCGGGACGGCCGCGCGGCACGGGGTTCGCCGCCGACGAGCACGGCACGGTCGTCACCAGCCACGAGGCGGTCGACGGCCTCGCCCGGATCGTCCTGCACGCCGCGGACGGCCGCACCTGCGTGGTGCCCGCCGAAGCGGTGGCGGAGCTGCCCGGCACCGACCTCGCCCTCGTCCGCACCGAAGGACTCGGACTGCGGCCTCTCCCCGTCTCCGCCCGGGCATCCGTGGCGACCGGCACGTACGTACGCATCGCCGCGGGCGGCTGGCGCGAGGCGCGGGTCCTCGGCACCTCGCCGGTCACGTACACGGCGACGGACCGCTTCCACGCGGTCGGCGCCGCCCTGGAACTCGCGATCGGCACGGACGGCGCCGACGCGCTGCGGCTCGGCGGGGGCGCCGCGGGCGGGCCGGTCGTGGACGCGGCGACAGGCGCGGTGCTCGCCGTCCTCGGAACGGCCCTGCGGCCCCGCCATGGCTCCGGACCTTCTTTCGAGGACGCCCACCGCCCGGCGGGCTTCGCCGTCCCGCTCCTTGAGGCGGCCGCCACCGACCCGGGCGGACCGCTCGCCGAGCTCGTCGCGCGCAACGCGGCGACCGTTCCCGCGTACGGCGAGGACCTCAACCTCGCGGGCGCACTGCACCTCACCGCGACCTCGACGGGCTCCGACGGCCCGCCCGTCCCGCTCCGCGAACCGGTCGAACGCCCCTCCTTGGCGCGGGAGTTCACCACCTTCATGACCGGCACCGCCCGCGTGCTCGGCCTCGTCGGCGACCCCGGCACGGGACGCACGACGGAACTGGCCGCGCTCGCCGCACGACGCGCCCAGGGCACCGAGCCCGCCCCCACGCTGTGGCTGCGCGGCGCGGACCTGCGGGGCACGGACGCGTCCGTCGCCGACGCGGTGGAGCGCGCGCTCGACCGCGCGGGACGCATCCTCACGGCGTCGGCGGGGGACGAGCGGACCCTCGGCGACGTGGGGGCCGACCGGCTGGCCCGGCTCGTACGGGACGCCGGACGACCACTCCTCCTCCTGCTCGACGGCCCCGAGGAGATGCCGGCCGTGCTCGCCCACCGCCTCGCGCAGTGGAGCGCCGGCACGGCGCGCTGGCTGCGGGACACGGACACACGGCTCGTCATCGCCTGCCGCGTGGAGTACTGGGAACAGGCCGGGGCCCACTTCGACGCGGCGTCGCTGCACGCGGCGGCGGGCGGCGCGGAGCTCCCCGGCTGCGTACGCCTCGGGGACCTGCCGGAACCCCAGGCGAGCGAGGCCCGCGCGCTCCACGGCATCCCCGACGACGCGCTGGCCCCCGCCGACGCCCGGCACCCACTGGCCCTGCGCCTGCTCGGCGAAGTGCGGGGCGCGACGCCGACCGCCCCGCCGCCGGGCACTCCGACCCGTGAGGAAGTCTTCAGCGCCTACCTGCACCTGCTCTGCCTGCGGGTCGCGGTGCGGCTCGCGGCGGCGAACGGGCTGCGCGGGAGCGCGGTGCGGCGCCTGGCGGCGCGGGTGGCCGGCCAGGTCCACGAAGCGGCACGGCGCTGCCTCGGCCCCGGCCACGGGGAACTGGACAGGGCCTCCTTCGAAGAAACCTTCCCGTGGGGGGCACGCCTGCACGGCTGCACGGGCTGGGCGTCAGCGGTACTCACGGAGGGCCTCCTCGTGCCGGCGGGCCCGGGCTACCGCTTCGCACACGAGGAGCTGGCGGACTGGCTCCAGGGCACGCATCTGGACGTGGACGGGGCTCTGGAGGCGCTGGTGCATCGCCACAGGGGTCGGGGGCGGGGTGGCCCCGTGGTTCCGGAGCAGCGTCGGCGCAAGCCGGGCAGCACCTCCGCCCCGGCCCCCGCTCGCCCCCTGCCCGTGCCGCGGCACCGCATCGGGCCCGTGATCCAGGCGCTGCTGCTGCTCGGGCGGCAGCGGGGGGCCGCGGAGCTGGCGTCGCGACTGGGGGAGCTCACCGACGCGCTGGTGGAGTTCGGCCGAGAGGGAGAGGGAGGGGCAGAGGCAGAGGGGCCGGGTGGCGGAGGGACGGGGGACTCGGGGGATTCGGGGGACGCCGTGTGGTGGGCCGGGCATCTTCTCGGCGAGGTGCTGCTGCGCGTGCCCGACGCGACGCCCTATCTCGCGGTGCTCGAACCCCTCGCCGTGCGCGGGGAGTTCGGGACGGCGTTCTGGCTGCGGCTGCCGCTCGCCGAGGCCGACCGGTTCTCGCTGCTGCGCCGGCTCGTCGTGCACGACGGCCCCCCGGGGTCCCCGGACCGCCGCCTGGACGCCGTCGCCGCACTGCTCCGCGCCGACCCCGCGAACGTACAGCCGCTCCTCGCGCGGTGGTTCGCCGACGAACGCCCGCTGGACGCGGCGCCCGACGCCACCGTCGCCTCCGCCGCGCAGGCGCTGCTCCACACCCACCGGCACCGTGCCATCGACGACCTCACCGAGGCCCTCGTCGACTGCGCGCACGCCCGCGCCGACGAACTGCTCGCCGCGCTCGCGGAGGAGGAGCCCGCGGCCTTGTGCCGGGCCGTCGACCGCTGGGCCCGCGACGAACGCCCCGCCCGGCGCGTGGCGGCCGCCGCCTACGCCCTGCGCGCCGCCCCGCACGCCACCACCCCCGCCGAACACGCCCTCCTGCGGTGCGCCGCCCTCGCGCTGCTCGCCCACCCGGCCGACGACGCCCTCCACGGCGCCGCCCTCGCCCTCCTCGTACGCGACCCGCAGACCCGCGCCACGCACCTGCCGGACGCCCTGCGGCGCTTCAGCGCCGGGGACCCGCGGCTGCCCGCGAGCGCCCTCGCCGCCGCCCTCACGACCCACCCCGACCCCGTCCTCGACGCCTTCCGCACCCGGCTGCACGCCTCGGACCCGGCCGCCGACGCCATCCTGTGCTGCCTCGCCGACGTGACCACGCCGACGCTCGCCCGCCGCGTCGCCACCCTCGTCCACGACCTCCTGGAGGCCCGCCCCGAAGCGGCCGCGCCCGCCGTCGCGTACATCGACCGCCGCCTCGAACACGGC from the Streptomyces venezuelae genome contains:
- a CDS encoding trypsin-like peptidase domain-containing protein is translated as MAGRGRDGFSVPGFSVPAPEASLVRVCDLAGRPRGTGFAADEHGTVVTSHEAVDGLARIVLHAADGRTCVVPAEAVAELPGTDLALVRTEGLGLRPLPVSARASVATGTYVRIAAGGWREARVLGTSPVTYTATDRFHAVGAALELAIGTDGADALRLGGGAAGGPVVDAATGAVLAVLGTALRPRHGSGPSFEDAHRPAGFAVPLLEAAATDPGGPLAELVARNAATVPAYGEDLNLAGALHLTATSTGSDGPPVPLREPVERPSLAREFTTFMTGTARVLGLVGDPGTGRTTELAALAARRAQGTEPAPTLWLRGADLRGTDASVADAVERALDRAGRILTASAGDERTLGDVGADRLARLVRDAGRPLLLLLDGPEEMPAVLAHRLAQWSAGTARWLRDTDTRLVIACRVEYWEQAGAHFDAASLHAAAGGAELPGCVRLGDLPEPQASEARALHGIPDDALAPADARHPLALRLLGEVRGATPTAPPPGTPTREEVFSAYLHLLCLRVAVRLAAANGLRGSAVRRLAARVAGQVHEAARRCLGPGHGELDRASFEETFPWGARLHGCTGWASAVLTEGLLVPAGPGYRFAHEELADWLQGTHLDVDGALEALVHRHRGRGRGGPVVPEQRRRKPGSTSAPAPARPLPVPRHRIGPVIQALLLLGRQRGAAELASRLGELTDALVEFGREGEGGAEAEGPGGGGTGDSGDSGDAVWWAGHLLGEVLLRVPDATPYLAVLEPLAVRGEFGTAFWLRLPLAEADRFSLLRRLVVHDGPPGSPDRRLDAVAALLRADPANVQPLLARWFADERPLDAAPDATVASAAQALLHTHRHRAIDDLTEALVDCAHARADELLAALAEEEPAALCRAVDRWARDERPARRVAAAAYALRAAPHATTPAEHALLRCAALALLAHPADDALHGAALALLVRDPQTRATHLPDALRRFSAGDPRLPASALAAALTTHPDPVLDAFRTRLHASDPAADAILCCLADVTTPTLARRVATLVHDLLEARPEAAAPAVAYIDRRLEHGPDVRPVLFPLVAGLLHSRHVQVRAALAPVLAAPGTDASRALRGELLDVLLSQERDAAVLESVLRAVVLGAAECGGDRTRERVHRTALLLVRTPEGASRCDRCLVELARGGRPGFAALLIGWLTDAPQDWAALVGPSALRVLENLAGGVSVPA